The following are encoded in a window of Vespula vulgaris chromosome 8, iyVesVulg1.1, whole genome shotgun sequence genomic DNA:
- the LOC127065743 gene encoding tRNA (cytosine(38)-C(5))-methyltransferase produces MRILELYSGIGGMHYAFRESGVVGNIIGAVDINPVANNVYKHNFPEVLLMNRNIESISEEEIINLNINMILMSPPCQPFTRVGLQKDKLDNRSCSLFHLLQIIPQISSLKYILLENVKGFENSETRIELLKCLKNSNFNYKELILSPNQFGIPNTRHRYYLLAKKKGLKFCFNDSVLDHSLSQRLITLLPQSKHQLLIEKDHVDNIECGIICYKLKHILENCEESLYLIPRNILQKRATLLDIRTADNCGSCCFTKAYGHYIEGTGSVYCPFSEEIVQKKLIESTKYEKYSEDQLQLFLSLKLRYFTPKEVSRLMCFPEDFTFPNSTTTKQKYRLLGNSINVDVVSKLIFLLCTKENENI; encoded by the exons ATGCGAATATTGGAACTATACAGCGGTATTGGCGGAATGCATTATGCCTTTCGAG AAAGTGGAGTGGTTGGAAATATTATTGGTGCAGTGGATATAAATCCTGTTGccaataatgtatataaacataattttcCAGAAGTCTTGCTCATGAACCGCAACATTGAATCTATAAGCGAAGAGGAAATTataaatctaaatataaatatgatacttATGAGTCCTCCTTGTCAACCATTTACTAGAGTAGGATTGCAAAAGGACAAATTAGATAACAGATCGTGTTCACTGTTTCACCTTTTACAAATTATACCACAAATTTcatctttgaaatatatattattggaGAATGTGAAGGGATTCGAAAATTCAGAAACAAGAATAGAATTACTAAAGTGCCTTAAAAATagcaattttaattataaagaattaattttaagtcCAAATCAATTTGGCATTCCAAATACAAGGCATAGATATTATTTGCttgctaaaaaaaaaggtttaaaattttgtttcaatGATTCTGTATTAGACCATAGCCTTTCTCAAAGATTAATAACACTTCTTCCACAAAGTAAACATCAGCTACTCATAGAAAAAGATCATGTAGATAATATAGAATGTGGTATTATctgttataaattaaaacatattttagaaaattgtgAAGAATCATTATACTTAATTCCTAGAAATATTCTACAGAAACGAGCTACATTGTTAGATATAAGAACAGCAGACAATTGTGGATCTTGTTGTTTTACAAAAGCTTATGGACATTATATTGAAGGTACAGGTTCTGTGTATTGTCCATTTTCAGAAGAAATAGTACAAAAAAAACTTATTGAATCTaccaaatatgaaaaatattcagaaGATCAATTAcaactttttttatctttgaagTTGAGATATTTCACACCAAAAGAAGTATCTAGATTAATGTGTTTTCCAGAAGATTTTACATTTCCAAATAGTACAACAACTAAACAAAAATACAGATTATTAGGTAATTCAATTAATGTTGATGTAGTTagcaaattaatatttttattatgtactaaagagaatgagaatatatga
- the LOC127065746 gene encoding transcription factor MafK isoform X1, translating into MAMDGKRSIKMVRRQLSHDPLSPGPCLDISDDELVTISVRDLNRQLKLRGLSREEIVRMKQRRRTLKNRGYAASCRIKRIEQKDELESEKTQEYRDMEAMQEDNNRMREEIESWHSKYQALKKFAAEKKIHIPSELEII; encoded by the exons ATGGCTATGGACGGAAAGCGATCTATAAAGATGGTACGTCGGCAACTATCACAC GATCCCCTCTCACCAGGTCCATGTTTGGACATCAGTGATGATGAACTTGTTACAATATCTGTCAGAGATTTAAACAGACAATTGAAATTGCGTGGATTATCTAGAGAAGAGATAGTACGAATGaaacagagaagaagaacTTTAAAAAACAGAGGTTATGCAGCCAGTTGTCGTATAAAACGCATAGAACAAAAAGATGAACTAGAATCAGAAAAAACTCAGGAATACCGTGATATGGAAGCAATGCAGGAGGACAATAATCGtatgagagaagaaatagaatcTTGGCATTCCAAATATCAGGCACTCAAAAAATTTGctgcagaaaagaaaattcatattCCATCTGAATTAGAAAtcatataa
- the LOC127065746 gene encoding transcription factor MafG isoform X2: protein MAMDGKRSIKMDPLSPGPCLDISDDELVTISVRDLNRQLKLRGLSREEIVRMKQRRRTLKNRGYAASCRIKRIEQKDELESEKTQEYRDMEAMQEDNNRMREEIESWHSKYQALKKFAAEKKIHIPSELEII, encoded by the exons ATGGCTATGGACGGAAAGCGATCTATAAAGATG GATCCCCTCTCACCAGGTCCATGTTTGGACATCAGTGATGATGAACTTGTTACAATATCTGTCAGAGATTTAAACAGACAATTGAAATTGCGTGGATTATCTAGAGAAGAGATAGTACGAATGaaacagagaagaagaacTTTAAAAAACAGAGGTTATGCAGCCAGTTGTCGTATAAAACGCATAGAACAAAAAGATGAACTAGAATCAGAAAAAACTCAGGAATACCGTGATATGGAAGCAATGCAGGAGGACAATAATCGtatgagagaagaaatagaatcTTGGCATTCCAAATATCAGGCACTCAAAAAATTTGctgcagaaaagaaaattcatattCCATCTGAATTAGAAAtcatataa